One Canis lupus familiaris isolate Mischka breed German Shepherd chromosome 20, alternate assembly UU_Cfam_GSD_1.0, whole genome shotgun sequence genomic region harbors:
- the TMIE gene encoding transmembrane inner ear expressed protein isoform X2, producing MRLWHVVGIFSLFVLSIIITLCCVFNCRVPRTRKEIEARYLQRKAAKMYTDKLETVPPLNELTEIPGEDKKKKKKDSVDTVAIKVEEDEKNEAKKKKGEK from the exons ATGCGCCTCTGGCACGTGGTGGGCATCTTCTCGCTCTTCGTGCTGTCCATCA TTATCACCCTGTGCTGTGTCTTCAACTGCCGCGTGCCACGGACCCGGAAGGAGATTGAAGCCCGGTACCTGCAGCGGAAGGCCGCCAAGATGTACACGGACAAGCTGGAGACGGTGCCACCCCTCAACGAGCTCACAGAGATCCCCGGAG aggataaaaagaagaaaaagaaggacagTGTGGACACAGTGGCCATCAAGGTAGAGGAGGATGAGAAGAATGAGgccaagaagaagaaaggggagaaatGA